AGCTGTGCAGCGTCGCCTGCAACAAGAACACGGTGCCCGGCGACAGGAGCGCGCTCAACCCTAGCGGCATCCGACTCGGTAAGGCTTACTATAGTGCGCGCGCCGAGCGCATCCTCGAGCTGTGCAGCGTCGCCTGCAACAAGAACACGGTGCCCGGCGACAGGAGCGCGCTCAACCCTAGCGGTATCCGACTCGGTAAGGCTTACTATAGTGCGCGCGCCGAGCGCATCCTCGAGCTGTGCAGCGTCGCCTGCAACAAGAACACGGTGCCCGGCGACAGGAGCGCGCTCAACCCTAGCGGCATCCGACTCGGTAAGGCTTACTATAGTGCGCGCGCCGAGCGCATCCTCGAGCTGTGCAGCGTCGCCTGCAACAAGAACACGGTGCCCGGCGACAGGAGCGCGCTCAACCCTAGCGGCATCCGACTCGGTAAGGCTTACTATAGTGCGCGCGCCGAGCGCATCCTCGAGCTGTGCAGCGTCGCCTGCAACAAGAACACGGTGCCCGGCGACAGGAGCGCGCTCAACCCTAGCGGCATCCGACTCGGTAAGCCTTACTATAGTGCGCGCGCCGAGCGCATCCTCGAGCTGTGCAGCGTCGCCTGCAACAAGAACACGGTGCCCGGCGACAGGAGCGCGCTCAACCCTAGCGGCATCCGACTCGGTAAGGCTTACTATAGTGCGCGCGCCGAGCGCATCCTCGAGCTGTGCAGCGTCGCCTGCAACAAGAACACGGTGCCCGGCGACAGGAGCGCGCTCAACCCTAGCGGCATCCGACTCGGTAAGGCTTGCCAGTCCGTCTACGACTCGACGTGCATCTCCACCTCGCACGTACACTCAATAAAGCTATTAGCTTGGCACCCTTGCATACACAATTGTAATTTGTATGCatgggtgctaagctaatagttttgctgactgtaccacggaataaataatagtacctactatCGTACataaaggacacttcctacaaaacctaAGTTTGgcagcgattcagggtcgaatcatgctgtccctttctaatttaatttagggTTGTCataattcaagtcattatcttatctatggtcgtgcacgcaaagggacttcaagttgtgtcaacccaatagttgctcggagcaatgctgagccaaacggagccgagaatggcCGAATGGAGTGTCGCCCCACTGACTGTACTGTAATTTAGTGGCCAGAAAAAATATGGCCCCGTACAGCACCATCTACTTCAGTTGTCAAACTCGAGGGGCAGTTTTTTCCTAGATCGTATGGCCTACATAGCTCACCTCAACCACACAACCTACTAAAATTAAACATCTGTCgacacgcaaaataggcacattagatgtcgagttgcggaaaatgcccagcaaaactaactaactaactaacatctGTCGAACAAACAGTCATAAAAGCTCCGTGTCTAACTTTCTAACTCCATTTACTTTGTTCAGGTACCCCCGCCCTAACAACCAGAGGCTTCAAAGAGGAACACATGGACCGAGTAGTAGACTACATTGACAAGGCCCTCAAACTAGCACAAGAGATCACGAAAATCTCCGGACCCAAGCTGGCCGACTTCAACAAGGTCATTGAGGAAAACAATGACGTCAAATCCAAAGTTCACAAGCTTAAAGAGGAGATTGAGAACTACAGTAGATCTTTCCCCTTACCGGGTTTTGAGAcgtactaattaaaaaaaagcattttggCACTGGTGGCCACAGTTGGATTGTTAACCTTAAAATGAGGTTATAAGAGGCTGAACATCATTAACCCTTTCACTGCGCATGAAGAGACATAATGATTTTTTCAAAGACCTTTTACTATAACAAGACCTCGCACTTATGCGAAAAACCGGGCCGAGTGAGAGATCACTTAAACTGTGTTTGTCCCTTTCTTTCACATGAttacaaactatatatataaaagtGTATAGGTTACACTTACCCCTAGCATGTTGTTAGAAAAGGACACACTCCGTTTGACTATCCTCTCGCTCGTCCCGTTTGTTTGTATATTGCTTTGCTCAACCTTAATAGTAGCTAAATAGGGTTCCAATATGGTTTGTCAAAAATCTTCAGTGCACGGTCTTGTTACAGTAAAGGTCTTTGGATTTTCCTTACATATCCGATTTTAAATGTCGTACAATATAAGTCGCGCGGTAAAAGAGTCAAGCCTAGTATAAATGCGACGCCATTCCATAATAGTTCCTTGATTATTGTTATTCGTAGAGTtatgtacctagtacctacttgtATAATGAAGTTTAAGATAAGTCCGATTACtcgtatttaatttttgtatttcttaATACATAATCATAAAATTATCTAGTTGTAACAAAAAAGTGCCTTGACGTAATTTATACTTTGTAAAAGTATGTATAGCTGTTATGTCTGTATTACACAGAATCTCTTATTTGTTTTCTTGTATGAAGTTGTCACATGACATGATTTCTTCAAATAAAATGTTACTCAACTATAAACCCTATTACTCTTGCTAAATGCTAAAATCCTTTATCGAATTTGCATGtgtcataataatttaaatatccatGAGTTATGAACAATcgttatgaataaatattatgaattgTGAACTCTACCTAATCagtcaaaattcaaaaacagTACAGTATGAGTACAGTACTTTTCCCAGTAAAACAATTGGAGGTTGAGGTTACAGTGGAAGCACTTATAACCTTTATATTCTGGACTTTACGCATTTACGCAGTACTATTAATCTGTGGCAGTACCCAATGGAggcacattttttaaatttacttgacACTTCCctcatagtatttttttttatttatttatttaggaaacaaacagtcacatgcagtttaaacttgcagatatacaataaaacctatagttccattaattataacatactgatattgataaaaagtagaaacagggcttgttcggcactgcctataaataggaagatacacaaaagtaacaattggatacacaactaataaagtacctaagtatcaaacatgcttacaaacatatagttggtcaaaccaatctgtcagtcagtaacaaccaggaaaatcacattcatccctttctttcgggcgctagtactagtgtaagacaaagacggTATGACTCTCTATGTCTACGTTTGAAAtgtgacagtcctttgacaaactatacatacgttacataagactatagaacatttttttttctttttttttgcctcTATTCTATTGCCTCCTTCCCTCGAGTTTGTTTTTtggaagagcggggttttctgtcacaagcatatctactgcttaaaagaagatcccatccaatattgtaaactacttgtaagaAACCAATAAATAATTGTAGATTATttcgtacttacgtgtgaaaggttatgatctcatatttttgctaagagcggctattacagccgattacagaactattcaccattattttatcaaagttcaagcattcaaaacgctaaccatcactatatttcataagagaaagcacaatttcatacaaaacaacaataattaaacaagcaacgaacaaacatgacatgtcacgtacttatttgtttgccacaacctcggttgtggcagcggtggaaaagtgaaactatgacaaggacacaataacagcgctttctctgctactcccactgaaagatacataagactatcccgttcggtcattttcccccacccctcatgaccgatccagttatactagattcatgggtgTAGTGATGTACAAATCGGTAAGAACCGAAACTTTAAAAATGAAACTATAAATAAACGAAGTATTATTTTTGCTCATGTTTGATATtgtaaagctcgctccagactacgcggcgcgaagccgcgaacgcgagcgtggagtcgatttcgctgattagcgaactagactccacactcacattcgcgcacgagtgtggagggccctaatGTAAAGGtataacacaccgtcgcaccgcaccaaggttattgtgcgacgcatccataagtaagagcgagaaaccGATATCTCTTTatcgctcttacttatgtgtGCGTCGCACATTGACACCTTGGTGCGATGCGATGGTGTGGTACGATCATAGTAAACTCCCTGATTtcactgattagcgaactagactccacactcgcgttcgcagcttcgcgcacgagtgtggagtctagttcgctaatcagtgaaatcgactccacactcgcgttcgtggcttcgcgccgcgtagtctggagcgagctataTGTCGAAAATTAATTACCTCAAGACAAAGAAATACAGTCTGGGAATTAAGtacattaatatattaatattaaatgattTCACAATaaacttgtaatttttatatattacctGTGGCAAACTCCAAACatctttcattcattcatcgtcATATTTTTCTTGTGTATTGGGTTGTTTTTGTGTCGCTAATCTCAATTAAACATAGTTGGAATAGCAATTATGTCCCAGTCTAACAGCAGTTATTGAATTCACTGGAAACAACTGTACATAGTTATGTGAAAACGTGAACTTTAATCGGGCCGACCTTGTATAAATGAACATACGTATTTTGGTTGGCATGTGAAACAAAAAGTGAATTCTTGTGTTTATCGAGAGGTCGGAGTGGTTAACTATTAGTGCTATAAGTTATAGACCTTGATGGATATCGCGAAGGACTAATTCGTCAGTATTATGTATACATTTGCGTGTGGTAAAGACCACCTGGAGATCAGGCTTGTGTCAGAAGTATGTTCACGACGACAGGGATGGTAGCAGCACCACAGCAGGCGACGGGTCAGGTCGCGCAGAATGGGAGCACGACGTTGCCTCGCTCGCATCATCAGAGGACAGGTACTTCtattatacttaggtacttccTGGTTGCCAAAAGTAGGTCCTTAGTGGAAGTTGTTTTTGTTCATAAGTATTTTGTAAATTACTCGAtttttgaatatatttaaatacaatgaatATCTCATTTGTATAGGTAGTTACAGCCAAAGGGCCAAATATAATACTTTGTTACAAGAGAAATAAGGTTTTgcaatatatttggccactggcTCTTCCACTATTGGATTCTGAATGtactatataaaatattttctaataatcACAAATATCAGTCCCTAGTAAAGTTggtgatatatttatttatatagcccTGTGTTCTGAACATGTTTGATTTTGTGGTAGTAAATTAGTTTTGAATGTTAATATGAAGTTTCAGTGTGCCTGTCGGCAAAGGCCTCGGCGATACAGCATCATTGTATCAGCCTCAAACCTTACTAACATCAAATTCCTCatgaaaagaaaacattttgCCTCAATAAATTTGATTTGAGTTAATATCTCAATACATTTACTAATTTTATCTAAAACAATTACGAGtctaattacaattttaaacatacatacatatgattGACCTTCCTCAGTTGTTGaactggtttttagggttctttacccaaagggtaaaaacaggaccatattactaagactccactgtgtctgtctgtctgtttccaggctgtgtctcatgtactgtgatagctagacagttcaaattttcacagatgatgtatttctgttgccgctataacaacaaatactaaaaagtatgtaaCCCTCAGTGGGCAAGTCagactcacacttgtccggttttatttataaagtcagttgtattgtattatatatcAGCTCAGCCAGGGGCAGACACTCTTATGTATGTATACTATTATATTGCTCCAGCTTATATAACAAATGagatagagcaaaaacaacttttgtaattttctgtattttttttaactgtggtATCTGAAGCTGCATAAACTAGTTACAGGCGTAGATATAccctatcctattgtaagtacgaagttttaaagcaatctagctagttgttttaaaatgagagtgtaactatgtttgtatggacaACCAAGCTTGCTGCAGACTTAAGAGAGCAGTTTGTGCTTCTGACTGACTTAAATTGAACTAAGTTTAAATATCTGTTTGTCTATTTCATAGGGAGGCCACCTGCAGCCCCCAAGTCTTACGACTATCTTCTAAAAGTGCTCCTGGTGGGGGACTCCGATGTGGGCAAGCAGGAAATACTACAAGACCTAGAGGATGGCTCTGCAGATTCTCCGTTTTGTAGTGGCAGTGGTAAGATATTATCTGCATTTTTTAAATCATGTTAtcatttcattaatttcatttatcaTTAATGGATGCATCATCCAACCTTGGGTCATTATAAGAATTTTATTTGAATTGCAAGTGTCGAAttactattattaaaaaaagttaaatctacataaaattatgattccatcaaaaacattacatgtaaaaagatgcaagtctcgcaacccagttcttatactacaaaaaagttttgagatgtaatgtgataccaagtccgttattttagtcagtgccaggggtgttaaaaccgtaacaatattagatacttacctttattttttaattcttataatgacttggcaatcgcacggctACATAATGACATAAAGATAATTTgtcaaatatttgaaataatcctaattgaacATAGCACTAGCCCTAATAATACAGtttgagcaatacacatacaagtaaagcattgtgtgcgattgccaagtcattatatgtataaaaaaaaataaaggtaagtatctaatattgttacggttttaacaccccctggcactaactaaaataaccgacttggtatcacattacatctcaaaacttttttgtagtagaagaactgggttgcgagacttgcatctttttacatgtaatgtttttgatgggatctcatctctttttgtaggcagtccttcttttcgtgtactcatacccataccatactcatactatgtatacacatatcataattatacacatcttcattcatactcacatcgtacaacatagtgtacctatacttaacatactaattttaggaactgcaaacgtaactttgttattGCATATGTTtgtataggattacaaacttacttgtgcagttattaaatctttaaaacgtgactgatattgcagtatttttaagtttttattggcttaatacactaaaaactaattacgtttcaaatttggagcttgtgggtctgctagaagtaccttagaattatgatgatcgtaaGTGTGTCattgacaaaactaaggaactttgacatgcaataatttTTGAACTACACGTTCAAgttacatgttattgagaatatatctaaaccatgttatgctctatacgtcactgaaaattcagggttctagctttagctatcacaaaattacagaacgttgaaaatggcctgagtggcttcgagaaaaagatggtacggccgtgcctctttgttttgctggacttggcgggggcactgccgtgcccccagatttctACTTGCCAACCACTTTCAAAGTTTTAGCTTCTATTAAAAAAGACAAAGccatgcttaattgcttatggTAGCAAAATATAAGGTAGCAAGAAAAAGTAGACTATGTTTTTCAATTTACTGTAAATAAtgtagtcagctgcagagataactgaccccctgcATAAAAATTTGATTGCAGGGGAGAGGGatcaactatctctgcagctgactgtaataacagcaacactcttaagcAACCACTGCTGACACTTTTGTGTTGGCAATTTGGTTCAAAAATTGACAATAATGGCGTGGATGAtggtaacaaaattaaaatcctAGTTGGATGAAATAAATAGggcgttatttattaaaaacaagttttactaTTGTTGTAACTTGTTGGTATTCAGGTTTGCAATGGCTCAATCTTTTCCTAAGCATTGTTATGATAGAACCCTGTAATGTTTCACATTCCTATTTTGAGAGAGTTGACATAACCCAAGGTAATCATTAATTAGATCACAGTATGGTAACAGAAACAAACTATACGTGACACATAGCATTGTATTGTGCCTTGTAAGACTGTGTGACTAATCTGTCACAATCTCATAACCATTGTTTGTATTTCAAAGACGCAATTAGATTAGTTGCTGTAGCTACATCTTCTGTAAAACTTTAAAACATGTGTGTCAATAAAGTCCAGTATTTGTAATACAAACACGAACATTGTTCCTGTAATTATATTCCTAGATTAGTCTTAGTTTTTATTGCAACATGTGATCAgcggtttttttttcgaaatttattcaaatttaacaagGTATAGCTATTATATATAGCTATATGTATAgccatagctattatttatAGCTATTTAGTTCACAGCAAGCATCTGAGGATTAAATTAAATCAGTCGGAATTTTGTTTTCAGAATTGTCCcctcatatatattttttttcagcaTACAAAACAACAACTATCCTTCTTGATGGCAAGCGAGTGAAGCTACAGCTATGGGACACGTCGGGACAGGGCCGGTTCTGCACGATCATCCGGTCCTACTCCCGCGGTGCGCAGGGCATCCTTCTCGTGTACGACATCACCAACAAGTGGTCCTTCGACAGTATTGACCGGTGGCTGGAGGAAGTGGAGAGGGTGAGTGTTGGGTCAGCCCAGCTATGGGACACGTCGGGACAGGGCCGGCTCTGCACGATCATACGGTCCACGCACGGTCCTACTCTCGCGGCGCGCAGGGCATCCTGCTCATGTACGCCATCAGGCCATCACCAACAAGTAGTCCTTTAACAGTATTCAGTATctttattgctttcataggtaTTGACACCAGTCAATACGGTCATTACATTACTGAGTCACCGGTCTTGAAGAAGGTGAAAAGGTAGTATCTCTCTATATCTTTCTTGTGTAAGCATTTATCTCGGCTGCATTTTTATCTATCATTCATGAGCCTCGGCTTAGAAAGGATTAGTACTGTTAGTTAGTGTTCAACTTAGACCACTTAGACCTACCATTTAATTTGCATATTATTTCATTTGCATTATAATCACATTGATCATTTAAATGACGTTAAATTAGATCATGTTGTGAAGTAGCTATTATTAGCCTTCGTGATAATACGGGAACAACAAGTAAATCGGCATCCGCGGGGAAAATACTGTCGCACGCATTCCACAAGTTTGATTACGAATACAATGAGTTTCAAACATTTGCGTGAAATTACGGCGATTTGTGCGTTTGttgataatataattatatttctacCAATACCTACAAACTAGCGTAATAATTAGACATATCGAATTTTCGACGAGTGccttactattttatttttgcacgTATTATTGTGTCATAAGTTTTCTCCGGCTGAaactgtaagtacctacctacacctTTCCGAttgtttatattatatgtatatgtagatATATAGTGTAGTATAGtttatatatgtaataattTCTCAGTGTTAATTAGTTCGCTgcaatatctatctttggttcgctgtaatgctgtgtaatttttttgaatcaataaaataaaaaaataaaaatagtacctatattattacgTTTGGAAAACTATATCTTGATTTCGTAACCCATTTACCAAGTGTACACGCATGTAGCCTATCTAaacactgtttttttattcgGTAGACTAAAATGTGTAAGATATTCTGGCCTAGGAGTTTCGACGCTAAAGTGAAACAAAATCCCCAAACACACCATGGGGGAGCCCCCCATACATAGAGTACTTAACACATTAGATACACTGTGATTAAGATACTAAAATCATAATCCTTCCTTGGCTTTGCGGCAATCTGCTATTAAAAAGCGTATTTTATCCCAAACATTATAttgtgtacagtcagcagcagaagttgctaagcgggcgaggtgttcaaaatgatcttgacgcgactttattatgaagagaataagagcgtgtcaaggtaagtttggacacctcgcccgcttagcaacttctgctgcagACTGTACCAACCCTGTAACTACTGACTCATCCCTGTAACATTCTTATTTGTATTCAACATTACTgggcaaatttattttattaccagaCAGATAtgcttgtaaaatatttatcagtacggtttttactcactattatttttaacaaacatgcgaaacatgtcgccaaaagcgactaaaaataatagtgagtaaaaaccgtactgataaatattttaaaatatgtctcacgatagtttaagtgagatatgcttgttattattaACGCTATTAACTATCACTATAAATactataatgagggctaccgtttttatgctcaccagttggcgccactgtagatgtaggtccagaaaaacagatctcaaaattatttataaaatcaatgcGTTCTAATATATACgaaagtattttaacgtctaaatgtatTTTTCAACAT
This genomic interval from Cydia strobilella chromosome 9, ilCydStro3.1, whole genome shotgun sequence contains the following:
- the LOC134744323 gene encoding ras-related protein Rab-40C, which encodes MFTTTGMVAAPQQATGQVAQNGSTTLPRSHHQRTGRPPAAPKSYDYLLKVLLVGDSDVGKQEILQDLEDGSADSPFCSGSAYKTTTILLDGKRVKLQLWDTSGQGRFCTIIRSYSRGAQGILLVYDITNKWSFDSIDRWLEEVERHAPGVPKVLVGNRLHLAFKRQVQERDAEMYAAKNHMAFFEVSPLCDFNIRESFCELSRMALHRNGMERLWRSNKVLSLQELCCRAIVARTSVYGLERLPLPTALKSHLKSYAISAAPSRLRARASKHSHQRLNCTGRNSCSIV